The following coding sequences lie in one Alicyclobacillus curvatus genomic window:
- a CDS encoding acyl-CoA dehydrogenase family protein, whose protein sequence is MLDFELSAEQKEMQKLAHDFAVEKIRPVAAYYDETEEFPWDVVREAHKIGLTTYQYPEEYGGGGISDPVTGLLISEELAWGCAGIQTSITGSGLAGQGILATGTEEQKKKYIGYLCDASELHLGAMGLTEPDAGSDVSSMRTTAVRDGDSWVLNGTKQFITHGGIADLHVIFAQTEPGSGWKGIECFVIEKGTPGLTMGRKEKKLGVRASHTAQVVLEECRIPLENRLSGLDGNPKGISGGLGCLMMLERTRPAVGAAALGVARAAYEYALDYAKTRVAFGHKIIANQGISFKLADMATEIDAARLLVWRAGWMQGQGKNAGLQASMAKLFAGDTAMRVTEEAVQILGGNGYIREYPVEKWMRDAKIFKIWEGTAEIQRLVISRTIAGR, encoded by the coding sequence TTGTTGGACTTTGAACTGAGTGCAGAGCAAAAGGAAATGCAGAAACTGGCCCATGATTTCGCCGTGGAAAAGATTCGTCCGGTGGCGGCGTACTATGATGAGACAGAGGAGTTTCCATGGGACGTTGTGCGGGAGGCGCATAAGATTGGTCTCACCACGTATCAGTACCCTGAAGAGTATGGCGGTGGTGGGATTAGCGATCCGGTGACAGGCCTCCTCATCTCCGAAGAACTGGCGTGGGGCTGCGCCGGGATCCAAACATCAATCACCGGCAGTGGCCTTGCCGGTCAAGGAATTCTCGCAACAGGCACGGAGGAGCAGAAGAAGAAGTACATCGGATACCTCTGCGATGCGTCAGAACTTCACCTCGGTGCGATGGGTCTGACGGAGCCGGACGCCGGATCGGACGTGTCATCGATGCGCACAACTGCTGTGCGCGATGGCGATTCCTGGGTGCTAAATGGAACCAAACAATTTATTACACACGGCGGTATCGCAGACCTCCACGTCATTTTCGCGCAAACCGAGCCGGGGAGCGGCTGGAAGGGTATTGAATGCTTTGTGATTGAGAAAGGGACTCCTGGACTGACGATGGGCCGCAAGGAGAAGAAGCTGGGTGTTCGGGCTTCCCACACGGCACAGGTTGTGCTGGAGGAGTGTCGGATCCCGCTTGAAAATCGGCTCAGCGGTCTAGACGGCAACCCGAAAGGCATCTCTGGAGGCCTCGGTTGCTTAATGATGCTGGAACGAACGCGGCCTGCAGTAGGCGCCGCCGCTCTGGGCGTCGCGCGCGCTGCTTATGAATATGCACTCGACTATGCAAAAACACGTGTGGCGTTCGGGCACAAAATCATCGCCAATCAGGGCATCTCGTTCAAACTTGCCGACATGGCCACTGAGATTGATGCCGCCAGGCTTTTGGTGTGGCGCGCTGGCTGGATGCAAGGGCAGGGTAAGAACGCCGGGCTTCAGGCCAGCATGGCAAAACTGTTTGCTGGTGACACAGCGATGCGGGTTACCGAAGAGGCAGTCCAAATTCTTGGCGGAAACGGCTATATCCGGGAGTACCCAGTTGAGAAATGGATGCGTGACGCGAAGATCTTCAAGATTTGGGAAGGTACAGCGGAGATCCAGCGCCTGGTCATCTCAAGAACCATCGCGGGGAGATAG
- a CDS encoding DMT family transporter yields MPGEVTALLAAMCYAISNLLVRKGQKDTHPSDNGLFPILVITGFILLAYLIVDHVRDPAPIVVNHILLRGVLFSALSGLVATLLGRLALYRAISKIGATRGSIVAAISPLVTLVIAVTMLQERLNIRDVSGMVMLLSGVMLLLMERKLFPMRLWPGLFVQNGIWIALWATLFQGVGYAFRKVGMQGRMDPAFAGSVDTFTALMVYIVILAFLGKLKSYLRYYVSHLNIYLISAGFMMAAAVFLFFEAVSEVPVSTVSVIMGSQPVIVALLAGIFMNRLERLTWVTGVSAGLVSVGVILLGI; encoded by the coding sequence GTGCCAGGCGAAGTGACCGCCTTGCTTGCAGCGATGTGTTACGCCATTTCAAATCTTTTGGTCCGAAAGGGTCAAAAAGATACCCATCCTTCAGACAATGGATTGTTTCCCATACTCGTGATTACTGGGTTTATCCTCCTTGCCTATTTGATTGTCGATCACGTTCGCGACCCTGCCCCAATTGTAGTGAACCATATTCTGCTCAGAGGTGTGCTGTTTTCAGCTCTGTCAGGCCTTGTCGCTACGCTACTAGGAAGGCTGGCGTTGTATCGGGCGATTTCCAAGATTGGTGCGACGCGCGGGTCGATTGTCGCAGCAATTTCACCCCTTGTCACTTTGGTCATTGCTGTCACAATGCTGCAGGAGCGGTTAAACATACGCGACGTCAGCGGGATGGTCATGCTTTTATCGGGTGTAATGCTGCTGCTCATGGAGCGAAAGTTGTTTCCAATGCGATTGTGGCCCGGCCTCTTCGTCCAAAATGGTATCTGGATTGCACTGTGGGCAACGTTGTTTCAAGGAGTTGGGTACGCGTTTCGAAAGGTTGGCATGCAGGGGCGGATGGACCCAGCATTTGCGGGGAGTGTAGACACGTTTACTGCTCTGATGGTGTATATTGTGATTTTGGCTTTTCTCGGGAAGCTCAAATCCTATTTACGCTACTATGTTTCGCATCTAAACATCTATCTTATCAGTGCTGGATTTATGATGGCCGCTGCCGTTTTTTTGTTCTTTGAAGCTGTTTCCGAAGTGCCGGTGTCCACAGTATCAGTCATTATGGGCAGTCAACCTGTTATCGTCGCGCTGTTGGCAGGCATCTTTATGAACCGTCTTGAACGGTTGACGTGGGTGACTGGCGTGAGTGCAGGGCTCGTCAGTGTGGGCGTGATATTACTTGGGATTTAA
- a CDS encoding DUF421 domain-containing protein: MPTTPEVLYQSVIAFAFLFLLARLLGKRQVAQLNFFDYIAGITIGNIAASWSLDEIKNIHAIISLIIWTGLSLLLSFIQRKSRRARLVLDGRPTVLIRNGNVLENNLRKANIDLEEMMLLLRQKSAFKVADVEYAILETNGTLNVMKKTELEPLTPKDAGVQVLSEREPRVLIVDGNVIEESLDRSGYSKEWLLGEILKQGASDVKDVFLAQVDSNGSLYVDLYRDEQKEPQIKEKPLVAASLKKIQADLESFALETRNQKAKTSYTKTSEQLKQLLDELSPYLRD, from the coding sequence ATGCCAACAACGCCTGAAGTACTGTACCAATCTGTCATTGCGTTCGCCTTTTTGTTCCTGCTTGCTCGTTTGTTAGGGAAACGTCAGGTAGCACAATTGAACTTCTTCGACTATATCGCTGGCATCACCATTGGCAACATCGCGGCATCGTGGTCGCTTGACGAGATTAAGAATATTCATGCCATCATAAGCCTCATTATCTGGACGGGTCTTTCACTGTTGTTATCATTTATTCAACGCAAATCCAGGAGAGCCAGGCTCGTACTGGACGGTCGTCCAACGGTGCTCATTCGAAATGGCAATGTTCTTGAAAACAACTTACGTAAAGCGAACATCGACCTGGAGGAAATGATGTTGTTGTTGCGGCAAAAGAGTGCCTTTAAGGTCGCTGACGTGGAATACGCTATTTTGGAGACCAACGGTACGCTCAACGTCATGAAAAAGACCGAACTTGAGCCGCTTACTCCCAAAGATGCCGGAGTCCAAGTATTGTCCGAGCGCGAACCGCGTGTACTTATTGTTGATGGAAATGTAATTGAGGAATCTCTGGATAGGAGCGGATATTCCAAGGAGTGGCTACTTGGCGAAATATTAAAACAAGGAGCCTCTGACGTTAAAGACGTATTCTTGGCTCAAGTAGATTCCAATGGCAGTCTCTATGTCGATTTATATCGAGATGAACAAAAGGAACCACAAATCAAAGAGAAGCCGTTAGTCGCCGCTTCGCTCAAAAAAATCCAAGCAGATTTAGAGAGTTTTGCACTGGAAACGAGGAATCAGAAGGCAAAAACGTCATACACCAAAACGTCTGAGCAACTGAAGCAACTGCTCGATGAACTGTCTCCTTACCTGAGGGACTGA